From a single Schistosoma mansoni strain Puerto Rico chromosome 4, complete genome genomic region:
- a CDS encoding rna-binding protein related — protein sequence MSAVQSPCQLQPPSLTLQSGMNTPLFHTPKLLRNSAILKAPIANAPGGMQYRCEILISNDLIGCVIGRGGNKINEIRQASQARIKISSGEEGINIRRVIITGTLNAVQSAHSQISNSIELHKHILALNIAMKNVFSSRNDFKEELTDQSSKTSNHSSDDLTENSGISINSDFQSHTSNRKNLPIIINDMSAGLSDAQNMKSMYSCRIQSDLRKSQNTVLHSAPERKETAFRHEKECSPFCWDRQGSGLQVPRESRIGSITQTTRISTPILSADLFRQKAHLDVTDMKQLSPRNVLNFIQKLQHASQ from the exons ATGTCTGCTGTTCAATCGCCATGCCAATTGCAACCTCCTTCTCTTACCCTTCAAAGTGGCATGAATACTCCATTATTCCACACACCTAAGTTACTACGAAACTCAGCGATTTTAAAGGCACCAATCGCCAACGCGCCTGGTGGAATGCAATATCGTTgtgaaattttaatttcaaacgACCTTATAGGATGCGTGATTGGAAGGGGAGGTAATAAAATCAACGAGATTCGGCAG GCTTCGCAGGCCAGAATCAAAATTTCTAGTGGTGAAGAGGGTATTAATATCCGCCGAGTGATAATCACAGGAACTCTGAATGCAGTACAGTCTGCTCATTCGCAAATTAGTAACAG TATTGAGTTACACAAACATATATTGGCACTAAACATAGCAATGAAGAATGTGTTTTCATCGAGGAATGACTTCAAAGAAGAGTTAACAGACCAATCTAGTAAAACATCTAACCACTCCTCAGATGATCTaactgaaaattctggaataaGCATTAATAGTGACTTTCAAAGTCACACTTCTAATCGAAAGAAtctaccaataataataaacgacATGTCTGCTGGATTATCTGATGCTCAAAATATGAAATCTATGTATTCATGTAGAATACAGTCAGACTTACGAAAAAGTCAAAATACCGTTCTCCATTCAGCACCCGAAAGAAAAGAAACCGCATTCCGACACGAAAAAGAATGTTCGCCCTTCTGTTGGGATCGACAAGGCAGTGGTTTGCAAGTACCCAGAGAATCTAGAATTGGAAGTATCACCCAAACAACACGAATAAGTACACCAATCCTATCTGCTGACTTATTTAGACAGAAAGCCCATTTGGACGTAACAGACATGAAGCAACTAAGTCCACGTAATGttcttaattttattcaaaagCTGCAACACGCTTCTCAATAA